The Methylomonas montana genome has a window encoding:
- a CDS encoding GIY-YIG nuclease family protein: MAAWSVYIIQCDDGSLYTGISTDVERRFQQHVGRQGAKYFRSRRPSQLVFVETGHDRVSASRREALIKKMKRNEKLQLIAACPLVMN; the protein is encoded by the coding sequence ATGGCAGCCTGGTCGGTCTATATCATTCAATGCGATGACGGTAGTTTGTACACGGGTATCAGCACCGATGTAGAGCGGCGTTTTCAGCAACATGTTGGTCGACAGGGTGCAAAATATTTCAGAAGTCGTCGGCCAAGTCAGTTGGTCTTTGTCGAGACCGGTCATGACCGGGTCTCTGCGAGTCGCCGCGAAGCGCTGATTAAAAAAATGAAGCGCAATGAGAAATTGCAGCTGATCGCTGCCTGTCCATTGGTAATGAATTAA